From the Flavobacterium galactosidilyticum genome, one window contains:
- the dprA gene encoding DNA-processing protein DprA, which produces MNEQDLFYLLALQRIDGVGDIMAKKLLTHIGSAEAIFKAKSSQLAGIDGVGLVLLKNLKDKSVFERANRELEFIKANDIKVAHFQDENYPERLKHCIDGPLLLFTSGNINLKNRRIISIVGTRQITSYGTEFCRKLIEDLAPLDPIIVSGFAYGVDIVAHQLAMEHNLQTIGVVAHGLNQIYPKTHKKYVAKVEQNGGFMTEFWSSSNPDKENFVKRNRIVAGMSEATIVIESADRGGSLITANMANDYNRDVFAVPGRVTDKYSQGCNNLIKTQKANVLTGAADLIYILNWDIEQKTKPVQKQLFVTLDDDEQKVYDYLLKTGKELMDIIALRCDFPIYKISGMLLNMELKGVVRPLPGKLFEAI; this is translated from the coding sequence ATGAACGAGCAGGATTTATTTTATTTATTGGCTTTGCAAAGAATTGATGGAGTTGGCGATATTATGGCCAAAAAACTCTTGACACATATAGGAAGTGCCGAAGCTATTTTTAAAGCTAAATCTTCGCAACTTGCTGGAATTGATGGAGTGGGATTAGTGCTACTTAAGAATTTAAAAGATAAATCTGTTTTCGAAAGGGCAAATCGGGAATTGGAATTTATAAAAGCTAATGATATTAAAGTGGCGCATTTTCAAGATGAAAATTACCCAGAACGGTTGAAACATTGCATTGATGGACCGCTTTTATTATTTACATCAGGAAATATCAATCTAAAAAACAGAAGAATAATCAGTATTGTAGGAACGCGACAAATCACCTCGTACGGAACTGAATTTTGCCGCAAACTAATAGAAGATTTAGCCCCGTTAGATCCTATTATAGTTAGTGGATTTGCTTATGGTGTAGATATTGTAGCGCATCAACTCGCCATGGAACATAATCTACAAACCATTGGAGTAGTGGCGCATGGATTAAACCAAATTTATCCCAAAACTCATAAAAAGTACGTTGCTAAAGTCGAGCAAAATGGTGGTTTTATGACCGAGTTTTGGAGTTCTTCGAATCCCGATAAAGAAAATTTCGTAAAAAGAAACCGAATTGTAGCAGGAATGAGTGAAGCCACTATTGTAATAGAATCAGCTGATAGAGGAGGTTCCTTGATTACCGCAAATATGGCAAATGATTACAACCGTGATGTTTTTGCAGTTCCTGGTCGCGTTACAGATAAATACAGTCAGGGTTGCAATAATTTAATTAAAACCCAAAAAGCAAATGTGCTCACTGGTGCTGCTGATTTAATTTATATTTTAAACTGGGATATTGAACAGAAAACAAAACCAGTACAAAAACAATTATTTGTAACCTTAGATGATGATGAACAAAAAGTATACGATTACCTATTAAAAACAGGAAAAGAATTGATGGATATCATTGCTTTGCGTTGCGATTTCCCTATCTATAAAATCTCAGGAATGTTGCTGAATATGGAATTGAAAGGCGTGGTAAGGCCATTGCCAGGGAAATTGTTTGAGGCGATATGA